The Leifsonia williamsii genome includes a region encoding these proteins:
- a CDS encoding helix-turn-helix transcriptional regulator — MRIRTAAEHATAALADDAARQTYESAEEVLRLYRPVMRALAAAAGPTTEIVLHNLDGADVDLGHTIVAIENGHVTGRSVGGPSTSLGLDVLKDRRGDHDAYGYTGHTSDGRELRCSSVYFHNAAGDIIASLCVNVDLSPLQQARNVLAALLPPEGAAPDAPREHFGSDLVSVMDSMISDAIREIGRPVESMSRDDKITVLERLDQRGATQMRKSVEAIAKRLGISRVTAYNYLEEARARR; from the coding sequence ATGAGGATCAGAACTGCGGCCGAGCACGCCACGGCGGCCCTCGCCGACGACGCAGCGCGTCAGACCTACGAGAGCGCCGAGGAGGTCCTGCGCCTCTACCGCCCGGTGATGCGGGCGCTCGCCGCGGCCGCCGGCCCCACGACCGAGATCGTGCTGCACAACCTCGACGGCGCCGACGTCGACCTGGGCCACACGATCGTGGCGATCGAGAACGGCCACGTCACCGGGCGCTCCGTCGGCGGCCCCTCCACCTCGCTCGGGCTCGATGTGCTGAAGGACCGCCGAGGCGACCACGACGCGTACGGCTACACCGGTCACACCAGCGACGGGCGCGAGCTGCGCTGCTCCTCGGTCTACTTCCACAACGCCGCGGGCGACATCATCGCCTCGCTGTGCGTCAACGTCGACCTCAGCCCGCTGCAGCAGGCCCGCAACGTGCTCGCCGCGCTCCTGCCGCCAGAAGGGGCCGCCCCCGATGCGCCCCGGGAGCACTTCGGCAGCGACCTGGTGAGCGTCATGGATTCGATGATCAGCGACGCGATCCGCGAGATCGGCCGCCCGGTCGAGAGCATGTCGCGCGACGACAAGATCACCGTCCTCGAGCGGCTCGACCAGCGCGGCGCGACGCAGATGCGCAAGTCGGTGGAGGCCATCGCCAAGCGCCTCGGCATCTCGCGGGTGACCGCGTACAACTACCTGGAGGAGGCGAGGGCGCGACGATGA
- a CDS encoding bifunctional 4-hydroxy-2-oxoglutarate aldolase/2-dehydro-3-deoxy-phosphogluconate aldolase, translating to MDNAAFEELFGAAPLMAILRGMGAERSLAVSTTAWDLGIDVVELPIQSLDDVEALRVVAAAAKERGKVVGAGTVVSLEHVQQAVSAGAAFTVSPGLDLDVVRASHDAGLLSMPGVATASEVQLAMKAGLTWLKAFPASVLGTSWLGAMRGPFPAARFVTTGGMSAANAGDFLRAGARVVAVGSALEDPEQLPQLARLLDPAARA from the coding sequence GTGGACAACGCAGCATTCGAGGAGCTGTTCGGCGCAGCGCCGCTCATGGCGATCCTCCGCGGCATGGGCGCCGAGCGCAGCCTCGCGGTGTCGACGACGGCGTGGGACCTCGGCATCGACGTCGTCGAGCTGCCGATCCAGAGCCTGGACGACGTGGAGGCGCTGCGCGTCGTCGCGGCCGCGGCGAAGGAGCGCGGCAAGGTCGTCGGCGCCGGCACGGTGGTCTCCCTCGAGCACGTGCAGCAGGCCGTCTCCGCAGGGGCCGCGTTCACCGTCAGCCCCGGCCTCGACCTCGACGTGGTGCGCGCCTCGCACGACGCGGGCCTGCTCAGCATGCCCGGCGTCGCGACGGCGAGCGAGGTGCAGCTCGCGATGAAGGCGGGGCTGACCTGGCTGAAGGCGTTCCCGGCCTCGGTGCTCGGCACCTCCTGGCTCGGCGCCATGCGCGGGCCGTTCCCCGCCGCGCGCTTCGTCACGACCGGCGGCATGAGCGCGGCGAACGCGGGCGACTTCCTCCGCGCCGGCGCCCGCGTCGTCGCGGTCGGCTCTGCCCTCGAAGATCCGGAGCAGCTCCCGCAGCTGGCCCGCCTGCTCGACCCTGCGGCGCGGGCGTGA
- a CDS encoding rhodanese-like domain-containing protein, producing the protein MSSAPAPADLEVRLAHVEARLAYELDIVAAAEAVEAGEAVLVDTRRRASWDHGHIAGALHLPSPELDARIGELPRDRTLVVYGWGPGCNGATATARTLLAAGLDVRELLGGYEYWVRNGFPTEAAGVVTRATPDPLVTADDGTARDH; encoded by the coding sequence GTGAGCAGCGCACCGGCGCCCGCCGACCTGGAGGTGCGGCTGGCGCACGTCGAGGCGCGCCTGGCGTACGAGCTCGACATCGTGGCCGCGGCGGAGGCCGTCGAAGCGGGGGAGGCCGTCCTCGTGGACACGCGCAGGCGCGCCTCCTGGGACCACGGGCACATCGCCGGCGCCCTGCACCTCCCGAGCCCGGAGCTCGACGCGCGCATCGGCGAGCTGCCCCGCGACCGCACCCTGGTCGTCTACGGCTGGGGCCCCGGCTGCAACGGCGCGACGGCCACCGCCCGGACGCTGCTCGCGGCGGGTCTCGACGTACGGGAGCTGCTGGGCGGGTACGAGTACTGGGTGCGCAACGGCTTCCCGACGGAGGCCGCGGGCGTGGTGACGCGCGCCACGCCCGACCCGCTGGTGACGGCCGACGACGGAACAGCACGCGACCACTGA
- a CDS encoding sugar kinase, with protein MTASDTPALIALGETMALLTPRDATRLADADDLRLTIGGAESNVAAHVAAHGHRTAWVSALGDDVLGHRVHRMVAELGVDTRWVVFDPDAPTGVYFKDPGHGVLYYRAGSAASRMTAESVARVPLDEASIVHVSGITPALSGGCSRMIDAVIDRVAAADGTELSFDVNHRAALWEAAAAAPVLLALANRSDIVFVGLDEAETLWGCATPDEVRALIPAPAHLIVKDGDVGATEFTADGAVFVPAIPTEVVEAVGAGDAFAAGWLAARLAGKGAAERLLSGHRRAHLVLQSTDDVVGIAAEGIETR; from the coding sequence ATGACCGCCTCCGACACGCCCGCCCTGATCGCCCTCGGAGAGACGATGGCGCTGCTCACCCCGCGCGACGCGACACGCCTCGCCGACGCGGACGACCTCCGCCTCACCATCGGCGGAGCGGAGTCGAACGTCGCCGCGCACGTCGCCGCCCACGGCCACCGCACGGCGTGGGTCAGCGCCCTGGGCGACGATGTGCTCGGCCACCGGGTGCACCGCATGGTCGCTGAACTGGGCGTCGACACCCGCTGGGTGGTCTTCGACCCGGATGCGCCCACCGGCGTCTACTTCAAGGACCCCGGCCATGGCGTCCTCTATTACCGCGCCGGTTCCGCCGCGTCGCGGATGACGGCCGAGAGCGTCGCTCGCGTCCCGCTCGACGAGGCATCGATCGTGCACGTCTCCGGCATCACCCCGGCGCTCTCCGGCGGCTGCTCCCGCATGATCGACGCGGTCATCGACCGGGTGGCCGCGGCCGACGGCACCGAGCTGAGCTTCGACGTCAACCACCGCGCGGCGCTGTGGGAGGCTGCCGCTGCCGCGCCGGTGCTGCTCGCGCTCGCGAACCGGTCCGACATCGTCTTCGTCGGGCTCGACGAGGCCGAGACGCTGTGGGGGTGCGCGACCCCGGACGAGGTGCGGGCGCTGATCCCGGCCCCCGCCCACCTCATCGTCAAGGACGGCGACGTCGGCGCGACGGAGTTCACCGCCGACGGCGCGGTGTTCGTGCCCGCCATCCCGACGGAGGTCGTGGAGGCGGTCGGCGCGGGCGACGCGTTCGCCGCGGGCTGGCTCGCGGCGCGGCTCGCGGGGAAGGGCGCGGCCGAGCGGCTGCTGTCCGGCCACCGGCGCGCCCACCTCGTGCTGCAGTCCACCGACGACGTCGTCGGCATCGCCGCAGAAGGAATCGAGACCCGATGA